TGATTCTCAACCATCTGGTGACCAAACGGCAGCGGGCCATCCAGAACGGACTGCCCGACGCCCTGGACCTCCTGGTGGTGTGCGTGGAGGCGGGCATGGGCCTGGACGGGGCCATCCAGCGGGTGGGGATGGAACTGGCCCACAAGGAGCCGGTCTTAAGCTCCGAACTGAGGCTTCTGACCCTGGAGCTTCGGGCCGGAAAATCCCGTCGCGAGGCCCTCAAAAACCTGGCCACCCGGGTGGGTCTGGAGGATGTGGGCAGTCTGGTGGCGCTGCTCATCCAGGCCGACATGTTCGGCACGAGCATCGCCCAGACCCTGCGGGTCTACGCCGACGCCATGCGCACCAAGCGGTTCCAGCGGGCCGAGGAGATCGCGGCCAAGCTGCCGGTCAAACTGCTCATGCCCTTGGTCTTTTTCATCTTCCCCACGCTTTTGCTGATCATTCTCGGCCCGGCCGCCATCCGGCTCATGGCCATGTTTTCCCACACCCATAAATAGGCCCCAAAACGGTTCGCAGGCGTTCTCCGAGGGGGAAGGCCCTTGTCAAAGGCCCGTCGCCAAAACGATTTACAACCGCAACGTTCTTGGGTAGGCCTTGATGTACTGTCACGGTTGGCAAAACGATGCCATGCCACGATGATTCGCTTTGGCGTCATGAACGCGCCGCAGACGGCGCACAGGCGGGATGATTCCCTCAGGGAAACATACCGTCTT
Above is a genomic segment from Desulfolutivibrio sulfodismutans DSM 3696 containing:
- a CDS encoding type II secretion system F family protein, with translation MDATLLAALAVAMLAHLTVFALVLGVFAHLEELRRRREIMGRTLGLTPNDATRRRPGALGWLAGFFLSAAESFGRKVQPSKAEDISATKATLLHAGFRGQNAVEIYWGIKIGMALLGIGLAAALVLVVMPTMRPEYKFVVGAGVVAVFFYTPGLILNHLVTKRQRAIQNGLPDALDLLVVCVEAGMGLDGAIQRVGMELAHKEPVLSSELRLLTLELRAGKSRREALKNLATRVGLEDVGSLVALLIQADMFGTSIAQTLRVYADAMRTKRFQRAEEIAAKLPVKLLMPLVFFIFPTLLLIILGPAAIRLMAMFSHTHK